The genomic interval TTATCTTGAATCATTTCTAAACGGGAATAAACGTGCCACTTAGAGACAGTAAAATATTGTTCTTCAACAAAAGTTGTAATTGTAGAAGTGTTTATTTTATGAATGATAGGGTCAACTTTTCTTATTCGATGAGGAGTAGTCGTTACTTCAATTGCTTTCTCTAAATGAAGTTCACGTAAATTTCCATTGTGATCACGGCGGTCATAATCATAGACACGATAGGTTGTATCTGAGCTTTGTTGAGTTTCTAAGACTAGAGTCCCATTGCATAATGCATGAATCGAACCACTTGGCACATAGAAAAAGTCACCAGGCTTTATTTTCTTTCTCGTTAATAACTCGTTCCACTTATTATGTTTAATCATGCTTACTAACTCTTCTTTTGAACGAGCATTGTGACCGAGAATGATTTCAGCATCGTCTTCACAATCGATAATATACCAGCATTCTGTCTTGCCTATTTCACCGTTTTCACACTCTTTTGCGTATTGATCATCTGGGTGAACCTGCACAGATAAATTGTCATTTGCATCTAACACTTTTGTTAATAAAGGAAAACGATCACCTTCCATCCTTCCAAACAATTCACGATGATCATTCCAAAGTTCACATAATGTGCTTCCTTTGTATTTCCCGTTTGTTACCGTACTTTGCCCATTTGGATGGGCAGAAATCGCCCAGCACTCGCCCGTCGTACTCGATGGGATATCGTAGTTAAATATATCCTTTAATCTTGTTCCACCCCAGATCCGTTCTTGGAACACAGGAGTTAAAAAGATTGGTTGAATCATATCATCATACCCTTTCTACTACCTTAATAAGTTCCAATACATTGGTTCCAACATCGTTCATTTTAATTTATTCATTTCGTCAATAAACTTTCTGAAAAAAACAAAAGAAGCGCGATTAGCATCCCCGCACTTCTTTTGCTTCCTGCCCCCTACTTCACTAACAAACCAGCCTTACTTGAAGCTCCATACAGATCAGCTTTCCCGGTTGAACCAAATAACTTCATCTTTCTAGCTATGACTTCTTTCGCCGCAGCAGTTGAGCTTGGGAAAAGTACATCTGGTTCATATCCATTTGGGTATTCTTGCAGAGTTTCTCTTAATTGATTGAAGAAGGCGCGTTTCATTTCACTTGATAAATTGATTTTTCCGATTCCGTATTTAACGGATTCTGTAATGTCCTCATCAGGGTTATCTGAACCGCCATGCAGCACAAGAGGAATATCGATTTTCGAATGAATTTGTTTTAACCGATCAATTTCTAATTTAGGCGTCATGTGTTTTGGGTAAAATCCGTGTGCCGTACCAATGGCAATTGCTAATGTATCAACATTTGTTCGATCAACAAAGTCTCTTGCTTGGTCAGGATCTGTATAGATAATATCCATTGCGCCGCCTTCAGAGCTAGTACCTGTATCACCAATCGTTCCTAGTTCTCCTTCAACAGATA from Metabacillus sediminilitoris carries:
- the manA gene encoding mannose-6-phosphate isomerase, class I; protein product: MIQPIFLTPVFQERIWGGTRLKDIFNYDIPSSTTGECWAISAHPNGQSTVTNGKYKGSTLCELWNDHRELFGRMEGDRFPLLTKVLDANDNLSVQVHPDDQYAKECENGEIGKTECWYIIDCEDDAEIILGHNARSKEELVSMIKHNKWNELLTRKKIKPGDFFYVPSGSIHALCNGTLVLETQQSSDTTYRVYDYDRRDHNGNLRELHLEKAIEVTTTPHRIRKVDPIIHKINTSTITTFVEEQYFTVSKWHVYSRLEMIQDKPFMSVSLIDGKGKLTVNHDSYLLNKGQHFILPNNMGAFVLEGNMQMIVSHP
- a CDS encoding ketose-bisphosphate aldolase, with protein sequence MLTTMKELLSVAVRERFAVGSFNIANSEFVKAVIETAEAENSPAILQIHPNEINLMTDHFAAYCREAAHNAKVPIVIHLDHGGTIEDVVRAIRNGFTSVMIDGSHLPYEENVKLTQEAVRIAHAVGVSVEGELGTIGDTGTSSEGGAMDIIYTDPDQARDFVDRTNVDTLAIAIGTAHGFYPKHMTPKLEIDRLKQIHSKIDIPLVLHGGSDNPDEDITESVKYGIGKINLSSEMKRAFFNQLRETLQEYPNGYEPDVLFPSSTAAAKEVIARKMKLFGSTGKADLYGASSKAGLLVK